In Flavobacteriaceae bacterium, the following proteins share a genomic window:
- a CDS encoding adenine phosphoribosyltransferase: MQELEQYIRDIQDFPKQGILFKDITPLLQNQEGMNLYLETLYNLIKDEKIDKVIGIESRGFFFGTLLAQKINAGFIPVRKPGKLPYKTLSQTYSLEYGEDALEIHMDAIQKGERILIHDDVLATGGTAEAVCKLVERLGGKIVQCNFIMELGFLNGKDKLKNYKITSALSY; the protein is encoded by the coding sequence ATGCAAGAGTTAGAACAATATATAAGGGATATACAAGATTTTCCCAAACAAGGAATACTATTTAAAGATATAACCCCTTTATTACAGAATCAAGAAGGGATGAATCTATATTTAGAAACGCTATACAACTTAATAAAGGATGAAAAAATTGATAAAGTTATAGGAATTGAATCTAGAGGATTCTTTTTCGGAACATTATTGGCGCAAAAAATAAATGCAGGCTTTATTCCTGTTCGTAAACCTGGAAAATTACCATATAAAACACTTTCTCAAACGTATAGTTTAGAGTATGGGGAAGATGCTTTAGAGATACATATGGATGCTATACAAAAAGGAGAACGTATTTTAATTCATGATGATGTGTTGGCTACTGGTGGTACAGCAGAAGCTGTTTGTAAATTAGTAGAGAGGTTAGGGGGTAAGATAGTGCAATGTAACTTTATAATGGAACTTGGTTTTTTAAATGGAAAAGATAAATTAAAAAACTATAAAATTACTTCAGCCTTAAGCTATTAA